One Silene latifolia isolate original U9 population chromosome 4, ASM4854445v1, whole genome shotgun sequence DNA segment encodes these proteins:
- the LOC141651449 gene encoding uncharacterized protein LOC141651449: MARNLKMLKPFLRSLNRSLFYDIERNADVAFNLLIDCQLQLQKDPTNVILMDKEKTAFLEYYETLLGSSAPTSAFYKSIVTQGATPDESEWPGLCSLPTEEEIRKVIFSIPNDKSPGQDGYTSCFYKASWETIHGDLCAAIKDFLFMMFNEGGLRKAYDSIEWDFVASMLDALHFPQFIKLVMQCVSTTSYSIGLNGQNYGFFHGKRGLRQEEPISPLLFTLCMEYISRLLTMGSGLPGFKFHPLCKSLRLNHLMFADDLLLFCKDEVKSICIIMELFKRFSTASGLCINNEKSDFYSNGMQPAMVHQIFVLPIGVMDRIQALCWNFLWEGSDKYSKAPLVSWNVLCNSKKHGGLGLIDSKQWNIAGTDWMLYEPTSSSSWAWRKICDVKNVYKLGYAQGNWCGDDRYIIAAGYDWLRQEHLLKQQ, from the exons ATGGCTAGGAATCTTAAGATGCTCAAGCCCTTCCTGAGGAGCTTAAATAGGAGTCTTTTCTATGATATTGAACGTAATGCTGATGTGGCTTTCAATCTGTTGATTGACTGTCAGTTGCAACTGCAGAAAGATCCTACAAATGTTATACTGATGGACAAGGAAAAAACA GCTTTCCTTGAATATTATGAGACCCTGCTTGGGTCTAGTGCTCCTACTTCTGCCTTTTATAAAAGTATAGTAACTCAAGGTGCTACTCCGGATGAGAGTGAGTGGCCTGGTTTATGCAGTCTACCAACTGAGGAGGAAATCAGGAAGGTTATATTTTCTATACCCAATGACAAGAGCCCTGGACAAGATGGGTATACTAGTTGCTTTTATAAGGCCAGTTGGGAGACAATTCATGGGGATTTATGTGCAGCTATAAAAGATTTTTTATTCATG ATGTTTAATGAAGGTGGTCTTAGGAAGGCCTATGATTCTATAGAGTGGGACTTTGTTGCTAGTATGTTAGATGCTCTTCATTTCCCTCAGTTTATTAAGCTTGTCATGCAATGTGTGAGTACTACTTCTTACTCCATTGGGTTGAATGGTCAGAATTATGGATTCTTCCATGGGAAACGAGGTTTAAGACAGGAGGAACCAATCTCTCCTCTGCTCTTTACTTTGTGTATGGAATATATAAGTAGACTTCTGACTATGGGAAGTGGGCTGCCTGGGTTTAAGTTTCATCCTCTCTGCAAGAGTTTGAGGTTGAATCAtcttatgtttgctgatgatttacTTCTTTTTTGTAAGGATGAGGTGAAATCTATTTGCATTATAATGGAGTTGTTTAAAAGGTTCTCCACTGCTTCTGGTTTGTGTATCAACAATGAAAAGTCTGACTTTTATTCCAATGGTATGCAACCTGCTATGGTTCATCAG ATTTTTGTTCTGCCTATTGGAGTGATGGATAGGATCCAGGCTCTTTGTTGGAATTTTCTGTGGGAAGGAAGTGATAAGTACTCTAAGGCCCCCTTGGTTAGTTGGAATGTGTTGTGTAACTCTAAGAAGCATGGAGGGCTTGGCTTGATTGATAGCAAACAGTGGAACATTGCG GGTACGGACTGGATGCTTTATGAACCTACTTCTTCTAGCTCATGGGCTTGGAGAAAAATCTGTGATGTGAAGAATGTTTATAAACTAGGCTATGCTCAGGGTAATTGGTGTGGTGATGATCGTTACATAATTGCTGCTGGCTATGACTGGTTGAGACAGGAGCATTTGCTAAAG CAACAGTAG